From a single Acidobacteriota bacterium genomic region:
- a CDS encoding DUF5522 domain-containing protein, whose amino-acid sequence MNRHEVKKSIPANPIATLELIEGADFYFEGRFMIFTSAYLLKRGSCCDANCRHCPYQVKSKK is encoded by the coding sequence ATGAACCGCCATGAAGTTAAAAAATCAATCCCTGCGAATCCCATCGCGACTTTGGAATTGATTGAGGGAGCCGATTTCTATTTTGAAGGTCGGTTTATGATTTTTACAAGCGCCTATCTGTTAAAGCGCGGTTCTTGCTGTGATGCAAACTGCCGTCATTGCCCGTATCAAGTAAAAAGTAAAAAGTAA
- a CDS encoding cupin-like domain-containing protein, producing MSAQLVMGKAMTNASANPSTTNRNLLEINQAEFRENFNRQSFFIRHYLTGQQLFELPRLIELAKQLPAEFVEYNTGTIPINQDPTLTPQNGLSVEETIRRIEACRSWLVLKYVETAPEYKKLLDDCLDEIKPFSEPLAPGMRKREGFIFITSPGSVTPYHIDPEYNFLLQIRGNKTMSVWNPADRAVLSEQELEQYLSGGHRNLVYKDEYQAKAKEYHLTPGMGLHVPVTAPHWVQNGDAVSVSFSITFRNPASDRRNLIYTTNAYLRKRGLNPKPFNESRWRDEIKFNSYRVVRKIKGVLGSKK from the coding sequence ATGAGCGCACAATTGGTAATGGGAAAGGCAATGACAAACGCTTCCGCGAATCCATCAACGACGAACCGTAACTTGCTGGAGATTAACCAAGCCGAGTTTCGCGAAAATTTTAATCGCCAGTCATTTTTCATCCGTCACTATTTAACCGGGCAGCAATTGTTTGAACTGCCGCGATTGATTGAATTAGCCAAACAACTGCCCGCTGAATTTGTTGAATATAACACCGGTACGATTCCAATCAATCAAGACCCCACACTGACACCCCAAAACGGACTTTCAGTGGAAGAGACTATTCGCCGCATCGAAGCCTGTAGGTCATGGCTGGTCTTGAAATATGTCGAAACCGCCCCCGAATATAAAAAGCTTCTGGATGATTGTCTTGATGAAATCAAACCGTTTTCAGAACCCTTAGCGCCGGGGATGCGCAAACGCGAAGGCTTTATTTTTATCACCTCGCCCGGTTCAGTAACGCCTTATCATATCGACCCCGAATATAATTTTCTTTTACAAATTCGCGGCAATAAAACCATGAGTGTGTGGAACCCTGCGGATCGCGCGGTGCTCAGCGAACAGGAACTCGAACAATATTTATCGGGCGGGCATCGCAATTTGGTTTACAAAGACGAGTATCAAGCGAAGGCGAAAGAATATCATTTAACGCCCGGAATGGGTTTGCACGTTCCGGTGACTGCGCCGCACTGGGTGCAAAACGGCGATGCGGTATCGGTTTCATTCAGCATTACCTTTCGCAATCCGGCATCCGACCGGCGCAACCTCATCTACACCACGAATGCCTATTTGCGAAAACGTGGTTTGAACCCCAAGCCTTTTAATGAATCGCGCTGGCGCGACGAAATAAAATTTAATTCCTATCGCGTGGTGAGAAAAATCAAAGGCGTGCTGGGAAGTAAAAAGTAA
- a CDS encoding GNAT family N-acetyltransferase has product MSVRFTQMEPDNASPVALATQNLVRQKALSETAPTSTPLTPSENKMTVVVARTVDELKPHLDAWKKLAATVIEPNAFYESWMLVPAIEVLGKETDLYVVLIYATDPLHPFGEKILCGLFPLERLRNYKIFPLATFRFWKSLHGFLCTPLIHTEFAHRCLATFFDWLKSPAAPAKLMEFYSVAGDGLFYRLLIDELNNRGCLTFSSDSYNRAMFKPHTSEPSVVEGISGRHKKELRRKLNRLAEEGAVEFVALEFEDEVDAWIQEFLTLEAMGWKGQEGTAFAADVEQKRFFEKVVKNAFANGRLMMLALRLGGKAIAMKCNFLSGRGSFAFKIAFDEHYSRFSPGVLLEMENMRRLEAMPEREWMDSCAVAEHFMINRLWTSRRNITTLLVSTGKGSADLLVSTLPLLRWLSRKLKGIKKRS; this is encoded by the coding sequence ATGAGCGTGCGCTTTACCCAGATGGAACCAGATAACGCAAGCCCGGTTGCCTTAGCAACTCAAAACCTTGTGCGCCAAAAAGCTTTATCGGAAACCGCACCAACCTCAACGCCTTTAACACCAAGCGAAAATAAAATGACGGTTGTGGTGGCGCGAACGGTTGATGAGTTAAAACCGCATCTCGACGCCTGGAAAAAACTCGCCGCCACTGTCATCGAACCGAATGCGTTTTATGAATCGTGGATGCTTGTGCCGGCAATTGAAGTCTTAGGCAAAGAAACGGATTTATATGTTGTTTTAATTTACGCAACCGACCCGTTGCACCCATTTGGAGAAAAGATTTTATGCGGGTTGTTTCCGCTTGAACGGTTGCGAAACTACAAAATATTTCCGCTTGCCACGTTTCGTTTCTGGAAAAGCCTTCATGGTTTTTTATGCACGCCGTTAATTCACACGGAATTCGCGCACCGTTGTTTAGCGACATTTTTCGATTGGCTTAAATCTCCTGCCGCGCCTGCAAAATTAATGGAATTTTATTCGGTAGCCGGTGACGGTCTGTTTTACCGATTATTGATTGATGAATTGAATAATCGCGGTTGTTTGACATTTTCTTCCGACAGTTACAATCGCGCCATGTTCAAACCGCATACCAGCGAACCATCGGTGGTCGAAGGCATTTCGGGGCGACATAAAAAAGAGTTGCGCAGGAAACTAAATCGCCTGGCAGAAGAAGGCGCGGTTGAATTCGTCGCGCTTGAATTTGAAGACGAGGTGGATGCCTGGATTCAGGAATTTTTAACCCTTGAAGCGATGGGCTGGAAAGGGCAGGAAGGCACGGCTTTTGCCGCAGACGTTGAACAAAAAAGGTTTTTTGAAAAGGTAGTGAAAAACGCCTTTGCCAACGGGCGATTGATGATGCTGGCTTTGCGACTGGGCGGCAAAGCGATTGCGATGAAATGTAATTTCCTGTCGGGTCGCGGTTCATTCGCTTTTAAAATCGCTTTTGATGAGCACTATTCGCGCTTTTCGCCGGGTGTGTTATTAGAGATGGAAAATATGCGTCGCTTAGAAGCGATGCCTGAAAGAGAGTGGATGGATTCCTGCGCCGTGGCAGAGCATTTTATGATTAACCGGTTGTGGACGTCGCGCCGCAACATTACAACATTGCTGGTTTCGACCGGCAAAGGCTCTGCCGATTTATTGGTTTCAACGCTCCCGCTTTTGCGCTGGCTCAGTCGCAAATTGAAAGGGATAAAGAAGAGGAGTTAA
- a CDS encoding glycosyltransferase: MNTLSENEMNLSDELVAACVATKTPLAVMQVVWSLVAGGSEMYAYTVAANLNAERFSSSLCAIDKGGALEPEIRRKAIPYFVMNRRNGLDFALMWRMYRLLKSQRIRVIHTHHFNQLFYSVIGAKLTGARIVHMEHSIEYLKSKKFRLALKFLSFFCDKVMAIGNDGLTVLKEQVGIHPRKLEIVRAGVDPAIYAEEKKQARQALGLNADAKIIAIIARLFPEKNHLLLLAAFAEVVRRLSNAQLLIVGDGTEQKIIEEKINELHLTASVQMLGVRRDVPRILAAADVFALSSDREGLPIAVLEAMAAGKPVVATAVGDLPMVVKDGETGRLVPPKNSQAFADALCEILSDSDLASKMGANARRASENYSLRAMIEKFEKLYSGK, encoded by the coding sequence GTGAACACACTCAGTGAAAATGAAATGAATTTGAGCGATGAACTGGTTGCCGCCTGTGTCGCTACGAAAACGCCGCTTGCCGTCATGCAGGTCGTCTGGTCGCTGGTTGCCGGTGGTTCGGAAATGTACGCCTACACGGTGGCTGCCAATTTGAATGCCGAACGGTTCAGCAGTTCGCTTTGCGCCATTGATAAAGGCGGCGCGCTGGAACCGGAAATTCGCAGAAAAGCGATTCCCTATTTTGTAATGAATCGACGCAACGGGTTGGATTTCGCCTTGATGTGGCGAATGTATCGTCTGCTCAAATCTCAACGGATTCGCGTCATTCACACGCATCATTTCAATCAACTGTTTTACAGTGTCATCGGCGCGAAACTCACGGGTGCGCGCATCGTTCACATGGAACATTCCATTGAATATTTGAAAAGCAAAAAATTCCGCCTGGCATTGAAATTTCTATCCTTCTTTTGTGACAAAGTCATGGCTATCGGCAATGACGGACTGACGGTTTTAAAAGAGCAGGTGGGCATTCATCCTCGCAAACTGGAAATCGTGCGCGCCGGCGTTGACCCGGCAATCTATGCGGAAGAAAAAAAACAAGCGCGACAGGCGCTGGGATTGAATGCCGACGCTAAAATCATTGCCATCATCGCCCGGTTGTTCCCTGAAAAGAATCACCTGTTGCTGCTTGCAGCTTTCGCCGAAGTTGTTCGTCGCCTATCGAATGCGCAACTGCTGATTGTCGGCGATGGCACTGAACAGAAAATCATCGAAGAAAAAATTAATGAATTGCATTTAACCGCTAGTGTGCAGATGCTCGGTGTGCGCCGCGATGTGCCGCGCATTCTGGCGGCAGCCGATGTTTTTGCGCTCTCATCAGACCGCGAAGGTTTGCCGATTGCCGTGCTCGAAGCAATGGCAGCCGGAAAGCCTGTGGTGGCGACAGCCGTTGGCGATTTGCCGATGGTTGTTAAAGATGGTGAAACCGGACGCCTGGTGCCGCCGAAAAATTCTCAGGCTTTTGCCGACGCGCTTTGTGAAATTTTGAGTGATTCAGACCTTGCCTCAAAGATGGGCGCAAATGCCAGACGCGCGAGCGAAAATTACAGCCTTCGCGCTATGATTGAAAAATTTGAAAAACTCTATTCGGGCAAATGA
- a CDS encoding DMT family protein — translation MFTIFRTVGLLTLSNIFMTFAWYGHLKNLNNRKWYVAALLSWGIALFEYLLQVPANRIGATELSVPKLKIMQEVITLCVFAPFAIFYMQQPLKLDYLWAGLCLLGAVYFIFRS, via the coding sequence ATGTTCACAATTTTCCGAACGGTTGGTTTATTGACTTTATCCAACATCTTTATGACCTTCGCCTGGTATGGGCATCTCAAAAATTTAAACAACCGAAAATGGTACGTCGCCGCGCTGCTCAGTTGGGGCATTGCGCTGTTTGAGTATCTTTTACAGGTTCCGGCAAACCGCATCGGCGCAACCGAACTGAGCGTCCCGAAACTGAAAATTATGCAAGAGGTCATCACGCTTTGCGTGTTTGCGCCATTTGCGATTTTTTATATGCAGCAACCGTTGAAACTCGATTACCTGTGGGCAGGGCTTTGTCTGCTCGGCGCGGTCTATTTTATCTTTCGCTCTTAA
- a CDS encoding iron-containing redox enzyme family protein, protein MSQPKGKLFREELLDILREASSRDPIFEAIQQGQLSREALKLWMLQASLIVEPFTRFVSGIHANCPHRDAQALLAENLWEEHGKGKIERDHYRLIQRLAKSLGATDEELHSVAPLPETTAYVNFCLRITHDQSFVEGMTAIGVGIEYSIPQFFAMFARSLQTNYGLSKNDVEYLLIHIGEDEDHAERALAIIEKFADTREAQEKAKAALREMLGVKGDFSRALYQMCLNAS, encoded by the coding sequence ATGTCACAACCCAAAGGAAAATTATTTCGCGAAGAACTACTTGACATTCTTCGCGAAGCATCCAGCCGCGACCCGATTTTTGAGGCGATTCAGCAAGGGCAACTGAGTCGCGAGGCGCTCAAGCTCTGGATGTTGCAGGCGTCACTCATCGTCGAACCGTTTACGCGGTTCGTGAGCGGCATTCATGCCAATTGCCCGCATCGCGACGCGCAGGCTTTGCTTGCGGAAAATCTCTGGGAAGAACATGGCAAAGGTAAAATCGAACGCGACCATTACCGATTGATTCAACGCCTGGCGAAAAGTCTCGGCGCAACTGATGAAGAACTCCATTCGGTTGCGCCGCTTCCTGAAACCACTGCCTATGTGAATTTTTGTTTGCGCATCACTCACGACCAGTCGTTCGTCGAAGGCATGACAGCAATCGGTGTCGGTATCGAATATTCGATTCCGCAATTTTTCGCAATGTTCGCCCGGTCTTTGCAAACCAACTACGGTTTATCGAAAAACGATGTGGAATATCTGCTCATTCACATTGGCGAAGATGAAGACCACGCCGAACGCGCGCTCGCGATTATCGAAAAATTTGCCGACACCCGCGAGGCGCAGGAAAAAGCCAAAGCCGCACTTCGCGAAATGCTGGGCGTCAAAGGCGATTTTTCCAGAGCGCTTTACCAGATGTGCCTGAATGCCAGCTAA